The following proteins come from a genomic window of Thiothrix unzii:
- the cas3f gene encoding type I-F CRISPR-associated helicase Cas3f: MIVTFVSQCQKKSLDITRQVLDAYANRIGERTWQTVITQEGLNAVRSRLAKTARKTTAVSCHRMRGTSRTELVWIVGNRRQFDEFGNVPVNRTQRDLHKEDWEDDWRFLPLLKVLIALAALFHDFGKSWDHFQGMLANPNNKNKRDPIRHEWISLLLFKALVSGKTDQEWLADTLALKAMNAKARQAFMKKLLADALPSKADADYPFETGFAQSRLATWVAWLIVTHHKLPRFQWDKSEAIPFSNGNKPVKRQALLECISREMGYIKDFAWVFAEKKDWKFANGLPLLSDPWCKEAARWAGKAQAVLSLLDEAEAVERLLLTLARLALMLGDHHYSSQEKDPQWRSDMQLYANTGKDKEGNRPLKQQLDEHLVKVADAALKIGHLLPAFEKELPRARDVRALRKPSPPAFAWQNKAVQALATWRKAHALAENGFFAVNMASTGCGKTFANAKVMAALHDDNSLRYNLALGLRTLTLQTGDEYRDKLKLDNTELAVLIGSAAVRFLHEQRQDGQHAGGEDEVETSGSASARSLSEGMEIVYESAVPDERLSTVLRDTKSKSLLYAPVVVSTIDHLMPATEGVNGGKHILPTLRLMSADLVIDEVDDFDQQDLPAIARLVHLSGMLGRKVMISSATIPPAIAEGLFHAYQQGWKLFAASRQRKAGVTAFWLDEFGNNVQLVTDEESFRSAHQAFVGKRLKALARETQVRRKARVLPLSREGIQTEDLQQHWFQQVLNSAISLHRQYGVEDQATGKRLSVGVVRVANVDPCINLSRYLLGCELPEDVEIRVMPYHSRQVLLLRSEQEKHLDSVLNRKQNRQPQDNLLIKQHLQHCTKPNLIFILVATPVEEVGRDHDLDWAVIEPSSLRSIIQMAGRVMRHRVVSGLEGANLLLMEYNLKGFVGQQKVVFQQPGYESSRYPLATHRLTDLLDTQALAERVDAAPRIQCADTLQPTTSLSDLEHQVLQDIMTKADFTPKTVQGWTQGAFYLTSLAQQVTRFRDSEQDEAYKLHIEEGELVLRQPLEEGVQGKQAHNLHIETLEPELRERLWLTLDYPDLIEEQRRTLGYSTRRTCEFLGEIRLPDKEGEQHFVFIPELGFERRRKGA, from the coding sequence ATGATCGTAACCTTTGTGTCGCAATGCCAGAAAAAGTCCCTCGATATTACCCGCCAAGTGCTGGATGCCTACGCTAACCGGATTGGGGAACGCACTTGGCAGACGGTGATTACACAGGAAGGTTTGAACGCGGTACGTTCGCGCCTCGCTAAAACTGCCCGCAAAACCACGGCGGTGTCGTGTCATCGGATGCGTGGCACGAGCCGCACTGAATTGGTGTGGATTGTGGGCAACCGTCGTCAGTTTGATGAATTTGGTAATGTGCCGGTCAACCGTACCCAGCGGGATTTGCACAAGGAAGATTGGGAAGACGACTGGCGTTTCCTGCCTTTGCTGAAAGTGCTGATTGCGCTTGCCGCGTTGTTCCATGATTTTGGTAAGTCGTGGGATCATTTTCAGGGGATGCTGGCAAACCCGAACAATAAAAATAAGCGTGACCCTATCCGGCATGAATGGATTTCGTTGCTGTTGTTCAAAGCCTTGGTGAGCGGCAAAACGGATCAGGAATGGTTGGCAGATACGCTGGCACTCAAAGCCATGAATGCTAAAGCGCGGCAGGCTTTTATGAAAAAGCTGCTGGCGGATGCGCTACCCAGTAAAGCCGATGCGGATTATCCATTTGAAACAGGTTTCGCTCAGTCACGGCTGGCAACGTGGGTGGCTTGGCTGATTGTGACGCACCACAAGTTGCCGCGTTTTCAGTGGGACAAGTCCGAAGCTATTCCGTTTTCCAATGGGAACAAGCCAGTCAAACGGCAAGCGTTGCTGGAGTGTATTTCCCGCGAGATGGGTTACATCAAAGACTTTGCTTGGGTGTTTGCTGAGAAAAAGGATTGGAAGTTTGCGAATGGTTTGCCGCTGCTGTCTGACCCTTGGTGTAAAGAAGCAGCGCGTTGGGCGGGTAAAGCGCAAGCTGTACTGAGTTTGTTGGATGAGGCGGAAGCGGTGGAACGCTTGTTGCTGACCTTGGCGCGGCTGGCGTTGATGTTGGGCGATCATCATTATTCCTCGCAGGAAAAAGACCCGCAGTGGCGCAGTGATATGCAGCTCTATGCCAATACGGGTAAGGATAAAGAGGGCAACCGCCCACTCAAACAGCAACTCGATGAACATCTGGTCAAGGTTGCTGATGCCGCGCTGAAAATTGGTCATTTGCTGCCAGCATTTGAAAAAGAATTGCCGCGAGCGCGGGATGTACGAGCACTGCGTAAACCGTCACCACCCGCCTTTGCTTGGCAGAACAAAGCGGTACAAGCCTTAGCAACATGGCGCAAAGCACACGCGCTGGCGGAAAACGGTTTCTTTGCCGTCAATATGGCGAGTACCGGCTGCGGTAAAACCTTCGCTAATGCCAAAGTTATGGCAGCACTGCACGACGATAACAGCCTGCGTTACAACCTTGCGTTGGGGTTGCGTACCCTGACCTTGCAAACGGGGGATGAATACCGCGACAAGCTCAAGTTGGATAATACCGAATTGGCGGTATTGATCGGTTCGGCGGCGGTGCGCTTTCTGCATGAACAACGTCAAGATGGGCAACACGCGGGGGGCGAGGATGAGGTGGAAACGTCTGGTTCAGCATCGGCGCGTTCCCTGAGCGAAGGCATGGAAATTGTGTACGAAAGTGCCGTGCCGGATGAGCGTTTGAGTACGGTGTTGCGTGATACCAAAAGCAAAAGTCTGTTGTACGCACCTGTAGTGGTATCGACCATCGACCATTTGATGCCAGCCACCGAAGGCGTGAATGGCGGGAAGCATATTTTGCCGACTTTGCGGCTGATGTCGGCGGATTTGGTGATTGATGAGGTGGATGATTTTGATCAGCAGGATTTGCCTGCGATTGCACGTTTGGTGCACCTGAGCGGGATGTTGGGGCGTAAGGTAATGATTTCCTCGGCGACGATTCCGCCTGCGATTGCCGAAGGCTTGTTTCATGCGTATCAGCAGGGTTGGAAGTTGTTTGCCGCGAGTCGCCAGCGCAAAGCGGGTGTGACGGCTTTCTGGCTGGATGAGTTCGGCAATAACGTGCAACTGGTGACGGATGAAGAGAGCTTTCGGTCAGCACATCAAGCCTTTGTCGGCAAGCGTTTGAAAGCCTTGGCGCGGGAAACGCAAGTCAGGCGCAAAGCCCGTGTGTTGCCTTTGTCACGCGAAGGTATTCAAACCGAAGATTTGCAGCAGCATTGGTTTCAGCAGGTGTTGAACAGTGCGATTAGCCTGCATCGGCAATATGGAGTTGAAGATCAGGCGACGGGTAAACGCTTGTCTGTCGGTGTGGTGCGGGTGGCGAATGTTGACCCGTGTATCAACTTGAGCCGCTATTTGTTGGGTTGTGAATTGCCGGAAGATGTAGAAATTCGGGTGATGCCGTATCACAGTCGTCAGGTGTTATTGCTGCGTTCTGAGCAGGAAAAGCATCTGGATAGCGTCCTCAACCGCAAGCAAAACCGCCAACCGCAGGATAATTTGCTGATCAAGCAGCACTTGCAGCATTGCACCAAACCCAACCTGATTTTCATCTTGGTGGCAACGCCGGTTGAGGAAGTCGGGCGTGATCACGATCTGGATTGGGCGGTGATTGAGCCGTCGTCGTTGCGTTCGATTATCCAGATGGCGGGGCGGGTAATGCGGCATCGGGTGGTGAGCGGTTTGGAGGGGGCGAATCTGCTGCTGATGGAATACAACCTGAAGGGCTTTGTGGGGCAACAAAAAGTAGTGTTCCAGCAACCGGGTTATGAGAGTTCCCGTTATCCGCTGGCGACGCACCGTTTGACTGATTTGCTGGATACGCAAGCCTTGGCGGAACGGGTCGATGCTGCGCCGCGTATTCAATGTGCGGATACATTGCAGCCCACGACAAGCTTGTCAGACTTGGAACATCAGGTGTTGCAAGACATTATGACCAAAGCGGATTTCACGCCTAAAACCGTACAGGGTTGGACGCAGGGGGCGTTTTACCTCACCAGTTTGGCGCAACAAGTGACGCGCTTCCGCGATTCTGAGCAGGATGAAGCCTATAAGCTGCATATCGAAGAGGGGGAGTTAGTATTACGCCAGCCGCTTGAAGAGGGCGTGCAGGGTAAGCAAGCGCATAACCTGCATATTGAAACGCTTGAACCTGAATTACGGGAGCGGTTGTGGTTGACACTGGATTACCCCGATTTGATTGAAGAACAGCGGCGCACCTTGGGCTATAGCACGCGCCGTACTTGCGAATTCTTGGGCGAGATTCGCCTGCCGGACAAGGAGGGTGAACAGCATTTTGTGTTTATCCCAGAGCTTGGATTTGAACGACGGAGAAAAGGTGCATGA
- the csy1 gene encoding type I-F CRISPR-associated protein Csy1 yields the protein MINPIVDFLEKRKQKPLKEAKKPVAEIEQEFQIAVWGASAANRAAQLSLVSHPGKFSHPDARITPVLFAGEYAADGYVRSGNAKSGQDVVGNAAALDVYAFLSVVLDDGRSVLEHFEANSAVLKALLAVGEETFAAWRTAFLQIKAVDGGAKTHTNVKQVYFPVAEGYHLLSVLYPSGLMTEHRERLRQMKFSEATKAAREARRKELFHEQGFADMTGLLTLHFGGTKPQNISKLNSNNGGEAWLMQCFPPELQQHYLHLPKADFFQWLRWDADWSEIITALHKLLLTDYNNVEIRQYRQRRIEQLFDWVMGRAVLLQQQPAGWSGAEGFRLPAAQRFWLDAAYRESNPAPEQWQETITRSMSEWVVTSYKRFRKKQGDAVSLGEIEVKAFQAEMLGYAREHEEFLL from the coding sequence ATGATAAACCCGATTGTCGATTTTTTGGAAAAGCGTAAGCAGAAGCCGCTGAAAGAGGCGAAGAAACCCGTCGCGGAAATTGAGCAGGAGTTTCAGATAGCGGTGTGGGGTGCAAGTGCTGCAAATCGTGCCGCACAGCTCAGTCTGGTTTCGCACCCCGGCAAGTTTAGCCACCCCGATGCACGAATTACGCCCGTGTTGTTTGCGGGTGAATATGCTGCTGATGGTTATGTGCGTTCCGGCAATGCGAAGTCGGGGCAGGATGTGGTGGGCAATGCGGCAGCGTTGGATGTGTACGCTTTCCTTTCTGTTGTGTTGGACGATGGGCGTAGCGTCTTGGAACACTTTGAAGCCAACAGTGCTGTTCTGAAAGCCTTGTTAGCGGTGGGTGAGGAAACGTTTGCTGCGTGGCGCACAGCGTTTTTGCAAATCAAAGCGGTGGATGGGGGCGCGAAAACGCATACCAATGTGAAGCAGGTGTATTTTCCGGTGGCAGAGGGTTATCACTTGCTGTCGGTATTGTACCCGTCCGGTTTGATGACGGAACACCGCGAACGTTTGCGCCAGATGAAGTTTTCCGAGGCGACCAAAGCAGCACGGGAAGCGCGGCGTAAGGAGCTATTCCACGAACAGGGTTTTGCCGATATGACGGGGTTGCTGACCCTGCATTTCGGTGGGACGAAGCCGCAAAACATCAGCAAGCTGAATAGCAATAACGGCGGAGAGGCGTGGTTGATGCAGTGTTTTCCGCCGGAATTGCAGCAGCATTACCTGCATTTGCCGAAAGCGGATTTTTTCCAATGGTTACGTTGGGATGCGGACTGGAGCGAGATCATCACCGCCCTGCACAAGTTATTGCTGACCGATTACAACAACGTCGAGATTCGCCAATACCGGCAGCGGCGTATTGAGCAATTGTTTGATTGGGTCATGGGGCGGGCAGTGTTGTTGCAACAGCAGCCAGCGGGTTGGTCGGGGGCGGAAGGTTTTCGTTTACCAGCGGCGCAACGCTTTTGGTTGGATGCGGCCTACCGTGAGAGTAACCCCGCGCCAGAGCAATGGCAGGAAACCATTACACGCAGCATGAGCGAGTGGGTCGTCACCAGCTATAAGCGTTTCCGCAAAAAACAGGGCGATGCCGTGAGTTTGGGTGAAATCGAAGTCAAGGCGTTTCAGGCAGAAATGCTGGGGTATGCGCGTGAGCATGAGGAGTTTTTGCTGTGA
- the tldD gene encoding metalloprotease TldD — MKPAIDLAREAFFASNGLDEAQLAQVFGQLLTKDTTLADLYFQSARYESWGLEEGIIKSGSYSIEQGVGVRSVCGEQTGFAYSGEISFPALLESAKAARAISSAGQSGTVNTWRVATPSRALYAQDDPLASLSESDKIAFLREIDSIARATSPYVQQVMASIVAAHEIILIIDETGRMTADIRPLVRANVSVIVERKGQTESASSGGGGRFNLDFFTNGNKAQEYAEDAVRKALINLDAEAAPAGSMTVVLGNGWPGVLLHEAIGHGLEGDFNRKGTSAFAGRIGEQVAAKGITVVDDGTLDQRRGSLSVDDEGTQTQCTTLIEDGILKGYLYDRQNAALMGTQSTGNGRRQSYSNLPMPRMTNTYMRPGEYDPAEIIASVEKGIYAVNFSGGQVDITSGKFVFSASEAYQIENGKLGKPLKNATLIGNGPDVLTRVSMVGNDLQLDTGVGVCGKDGQSVPVGVGQPTLRIDGITVGGTAAA, encoded by the coding sequence ATGAAACCAGCGATTGATTTAGCCCGTGAAGCCTTCTTTGCCAGCAATGGCTTGGATGAGGCGCAGTTGGCGCAAGTCTTTGGTCAATTACTGACGAAAGACACCACGCTTGCCGATTTGTATTTCCAGTCCGCCCGCTACGAATCGTGGGGTTTGGAGGAAGGCATTATTAAAAGCGGCAGTTATAGCATTGAACAAGGTGTCGGGGTGCGCTCGGTGTGTGGTGAGCAAACCGGCTTTGCCTACAGCGGCGAAATCAGCTTCCCCGCCTTATTGGAATCAGCCAAAGCAGCGCGGGCGATCAGCAGTGCAGGGCAGTCTGGCACGGTCAATACATGGCGTGTCGCCACACCATCACGGGCATTGTATGCACAGGATGACCCGCTGGCTTCCCTGTCAGAAAGCGATAAGATTGCATTCTTGCGGGAAATCGACAGCATTGCACGTGCAACTAGCCCCTACGTGCAGCAAGTGATGGCGAGTATCGTCGCAGCGCATGAAATCATCCTCATTATTGACGAAACCGGACGCATGACGGCGGATATTCGCCCGTTGGTACGCGCCAATGTCTCAGTGATTGTGGAGCGCAAGGGGCAAACTGAAAGTGCCAGTTCCGGCGGTGGCGGTCGTTTTAACCTCGATTTTTTCACCAACGGCAACAAAGCGCAGGAATACGCCGAAGATGCGGTACGCAAGGCATTGATTAATTTGGATGCCGAAGCCGCGCCTGCCGGTAGCATGACAGTGGTATTGGGTAACGGTTGGCCGGGTGTATTGTTACACGAAGCGATTGGTCACGGTTTGGAAGGTGACTTTAACCGCAAAGGAACCTCGGCTTTTGCAGGGCGTATCGGTGAGCAAGTCGCAGCGAAAGGTATTACCGTGGTTGACGACGGGACGCTGGATCAACGCCGTGGTTCCCTAAGCGTGGACGATGAAGGTACGCAAACCCAATGCACCACCTTGATTGAAGACGGTATTCTCAAAGGTTATTTATACGACCGCCAAAATGCCGCCCTAATGGGGACGCAATCCACCGGCAACGGGCGGCGACAGTCTTATTCCAACCTGCCAATGCCGCGCATGACCAATACTTACATGCGTCCCGGTGAATACGATCCGGCGGAGATTATTGCTTCGGTGGAAAAAGGTATTTATGCGGTTAACTTCTCTGGCGGGCAGGTAGACATTACTTCTGGTAAGTTCGTGTTTTCAGCATCCGAAGCCTATCAAATTGAAAATGGCAAGTTGGGTAAACCGCTCAAAAATGCCACTTTGATTGGTAACGGCCCAGACGTATTAACCCGCGTAAGCATGGTAGGTAACGACCTGCAATTGGATACAGGGGTTGGGGTGTGCGGTAAAGACGGGCAAAGCGTTCCGGTAGGCGTGGGGCAGCCCACATTGCGCATCGACGGAATTACCGTTGGCGGCACAGCGGCAGCATAA
- the purN gene encoding phosphoribosylglycinamide formyltransferase, giving the protein MSIENDAALPSLVVLISGSGSNLQSLMDAISAGRMTARIAAVISNKADAYGLQRATQAGIPTQIIDHTQFAGREAFDQALQQCIDQFKPDLVILAGFMRILTADFVRHYSGKMLNIHPSLLPLYKGINTHQRVLDDKAREHGVSVHFVTPELDGGPVIMQAKVPVLPSDTAQSLAQRVQEQEHHIYPRVAKWFVEGRLKLEGNQVMLDGNALQRPVQHMSG; this is encoded by the coding sequence ATGTCGATTGAAAATGATGCAGCACTACCAAGTTTGGTGGTGCTGATTTCCGGCAGCGGTAGCAATCTGCAATCGCTGATGGATGCGATTAGCGCGGGCAGAATGACAGCACGTATTGCGGCGGTGATTAGCAATAAAGCTGATGCCTACGGTTTACAGCGTGCCACGCAGGCTGGTATCCCTACGCAGATTATTGATCACACCCAATTTGCCGGACGTGAAGCTTTCGATCAAGCATTGCAACAGTGTATTGATCAGTTTAAGCCGGATCTGGTTATTTTGGCGGGCTTTATGCGCATCCTTACCGCCGATTTCGTGCGTCATTACAGCGGTAAAATGCTCAATATCCACCCTTCCCTGTTACCGTTATACAAAGGCATCAATACCCATCAACGGGTGTTGGACGACAAAGCGCGTGAACACGGTGTCAGCGTGCATTTTGTCACCCCGGAACTCGACGGCGGCCCGGTCATCATGCAGGCAAAAGTGCCGGTGTTACCCAGCGATACCGCGCAAAGTCTGGCACAACGGGTACAAGAGCAGGAACATCACATTTACCCGCGTGTGGCAAAGTGGTTTGTGGAAGGCAGGTTGAAACTGGAAGGCAATCAGGTAATGCTGGACGGGAACGCTTTGCAGCGTCCCGTTCAACACATGAGCGGCTAG
- the cas1f gene encoding type I-F CRISPR-associated endonuclease Cas1f, with protein MSNQTYSGQKEILHSKRANIYYLEHCRVMVKGGRVVFLTPTDDENQYWNIPIANTTVVLLGTGTSLTQAAVRMLCGAGVMLGFSGGGGTPLLAATEIEWLSPQSEYRPTEYLQSWMSFWFDAQKRLNIARFLQTKRLAFLDHVWSKDKELRRYDFSLNDFELEKSLKRCQQDIGNSPDVTQLLQSEARLTKALYKFAANRTNTAEFVRSHEPEELDLANQFLNHGNYLAYGLAATCLWVLGIPHGFAVMHGKTRRGALVFDVADLIKDAIVLPLAFIAAEQGAKEQEFRQMCLQGFTQHEALDFMFDVVKEAAQLGESLS; from the coding sequence ATGAGCAACCAAACTTATTCCGGGCAAAAAGAAATCCTGCATTCGAAGCGGGCAAACATCTATTACCTCGAACACTGCCGTGTCATGGTCAAAGGTGGTCGGGTTGTTTTCCTGACACCTACTGACGATGAAAATCAGTATTGGAACATCCCCATCGCCAACACCACGGTGGTTTTGCTGGGTACGGGAACGTCACTCACGCAAGCCGCTGTCAGAATGTTATGCGGGGCGGGTGTCATGCTGGGCTTTAGCGGGGGCGGTGGCACGCCATTGTTAGCCGCCACTGAAATTGAATGGCTTTCCCCACAAAGCGAATACCGCCCGACCGAATACCTGCAAAGCTGGATGTCTTTTTGGTTTGATGCGCAAAAGCGTTTAAATATTGCCCGCTTTTTGCAAACTAAACGCCTCGCTTTCCTAGATCATGTTTGGAGCAAAGACAAAGAGTTACGCCGTTACGATTTTTCCTTGAATGATTTTGAGCTGGAAAAATCCCTGAAACGTTGTCAGCAGGATATTGGCAACAGCCCAGATGTGACGCAGTTATTGCAGTCGGAAGCGCGTTTAACCAAAGCACTCTACAAGTTTGCTGCTAACCGCACTAATACCGCCGAGTTTGTACGTTCTCATGAGCCGGAAGAACTGGACTTGGCAAACCAGTTCCTCAATCACGGTAACTATTTGGCCTATGGCTTGGCGGCAACCTGCTTGTGGGTGTTGGGCATTCCGCATGGCTTTGCGGTGATGCACGGCAAGACGCGGCGGGGTGCATTGGTATTCGATGTGGCGGACTTGATCAAGGATGCGATTGTGTTGCCGCTGGCGTTTATTGCCGCCGAACAGGGGGCGAAAGAACAGGAGTTCCGCCAGATGTGTTTGCAAGGTTTCACCCAACATGAGGCGTTGGACTTTATGTTTGATGTGGTGAAAGAGGCGGCACAACTCGGCGAGTCTTTGTCATGA
- the purM gene encoding phosphoribosylformylglycinamidine cyclo-ligase — protein MDSTKPSLTYRDAGVDIDAGNSLVERIKPLAQRTKRPEMLGGIGGFGALMSIPSHYKNPVLVSGTDGVGTKLKLAIDTGIFDTIGIDLVAMCVNDIVVSGAEPLFFLDYYATGKLDVDAAEQVVSGIAEGCLQAGAALAGGETAEMPGMYREGDFDLAGFCVGVVERDKILDHSLVHRNDVLIGLGSSGPHSNGYSLIRKILEVSGDALDTPFGESTLGRTLLEPTRIYVKLLLTLLRQYDIHALAHITGGGLTENLPRVLPARSMAKISLSSWQRPAIFDWLQSKGGVSEEEMLRTFNCGIGMILAVPAEQAEDIMTACRLDNVPAWQIGHMAASETENPFVQYVD, from the coding sequence ATGGATTCAACTAAACCTTCGCTGACTTACCGTGATGCTGGCGTAGATATTGACGCAGGCAACAGTTTGGTCGAACGCATCAAACCCTTGGCACAACGCACCAAACGCCCCGAAATGCTGGGCGGCATTGGTGGTTTTGGTGCTTTGATGTCGATCCCTTCACATTACAAAAACCCAGTGTTGGTTTCTGGCACAGACGGTGTTGGCACAAAACTGAAACTCGCGATTGATACCGGCATTTTCGACACTATCGGAATAGATTTGGTAGCGATGTGCGTGAATGACATTGTGGTCAGTGGTGCTGAACCGTTGTTTTTCCTTGATTATTACGCGACAGGTAAACTGGACGTGGATGCCGCAGAACAAGTTGTCAGTGGTATCGCTGAAGGCTGTTTGCAAGCCGGTGCGGCCTTGGCTGGCGGCGAAACCGCTGAAATGCCGGGGATGTACCGCGAAGGCGATTTTGACCTAGCAGGCTTCTGCGTGGGCGTGGTCGAGCGTGACAAAATCCTTGATCATTCTTTGGTTCACCGCAATGACGTATTGATCGGTCTTGGTTCAAGCGGCCCGCATTCTAACGGCTACTCATTGATCCGTAAGATTTTGGAAGTGAGCGGCGACGCGCTGGATACACCGTTCGGCGAAAGCACCTTAGGGCGTACTTTGCTGGAACCCACCCGCATTTACGTTAAATTGTTGCTCACTTTACTGCGCCAATACGATATTCACGCGCTGGCACACATTACCGGCGGTGGTTTGACAGAAAATTTACCGCGCGTATTACCTGCCCGCAGCATGGCTAAAATCAGCCTCAGCAGTTGGCAGCGTCCTGCGATTTTCGATTGGTTGCAAAGCAAAGGCGGGGTTTCTGAAGAAGAAATGCTGCGCACCTTTAACTGCGGCATTGGCATGATTTTAGCCGTTCCCGCAGAACAGGCTGAAGACATTATGACCGCTTGCCGTTTGGACAACGTGCCTGCATGGCAAATTGGTCACATGGCAGCCTCTGAAACTGAGAATCCGTTTGTCCAGTATGTCGATTGA
- the pmbA gene encoding metalloprotease PmbA: protein MIELENRFDVATEFQAMAERVLNAAKAKGATAAELEIDKGTGLSVEVRMGQVDKLQYHRDQGINLTVYFGHRKGFASTADFSPQALEDTLEAACRIARYTSEDDFNGLAEPEQMASAFPKLDLYHPWELDAPLAIETALQAEAVAREHDKRITNSEGAGVDSYAGLSLYANSHHFMGISHATRHSLSCAVVAQDGDSMQRDYWYSVSRVPGHLESADTVGAEAAQRAVRRLHARSLSTREAPVLFVPQLARGLIGNLAGAISGGSQYRKASFLLDSIGQQVFPDFVQLREDPLIPQALASRSYDAEGVATQQRDIVKDGIIQGYFLGSYSARKLGMTSTGNASGTSNLLLADTGVTFIDLLQQMGTGLMVTELIGSGVNGITGDYSRGAVGYWVENGMIVHPVEEVTIAGNLKDMFKGIVAIGDDVDERGSIRTGSILIDKMTIAGQ from the coding sequence ATGATTGAATTGGAAAACCGTTTCGATGTTGCGACTGAATTTCAGGCAATGGCAGAGCGTGTATTGAATGCCGCTAAAGCCAAAGGTGCTACCGCAGCGGAACTGGAGATTGATAAAGGCACGGGTTTATCCGTGGAAGTGCGTATGGGGCAGGTGGATAAACTGCAATACCACCGTGATCAGGGCATTAACCTCACCGTGTATTTCGGGCATCGCAAAGGCTTTGCCTCCACTGCTGACTTTTCCCCGCAAGCATTGGAAGATACCTTGGAAGCGGCGTGCCGGATTGCGCGTTACACTTCTGAAGACGATTTCAACGGCTTGGCAGAACCGGAACAGATGGCGAGCGCGTTCCCGAAGCTGGATTTGTACCACCCGTGGGAATTAGACGCGCCGTTGGCGATTGAAACTGCATTGCAGGCAGAAGCGGTAGCGCGTGAACACGATAAACGCATTACCAATAGCGAAGGGGCGGGTGTTGATAGTTACGCAGGGTTGAGCCTTTACGCCAACAGCCATCATTTTATGGGAATCAGTCACGCAACCCGCCACTCCCTGAGTTGTGCGGTGGTGGCGCAAGACGGTGACTCAATGCAGCGCGATTATTGGTACAGCGTTTCGCGTGTACCCGGACATTTGGAAAGTGCTGATACGGTTGGTGCGGAAGCCGCGCAACGTGCGGTGCGGCGATTACATGCACGCTCGTTGTCTACCCGTGAAGCCCCGGTATTATTTGTGCCGCAATTGGCTCGTGGCCTGATTGGGAATTTAGCTGGTGCGATCAGCGGCGGTTCGCAGTACCGTAAAGCCAGTTTCTTGCTGGATTCGATCGGGCAGCAAGTATTCCCTGATTTTGTGCAATTGCGTGAAGACCCCTTAATTCCGCAAGCATTAGCCAGCCGTTCCTACGATGCGGAAGGTGTTGCTACACAACAGCGCGATATTGTCAAAGATGGCATTATTCAAGGCTATTTCCTTGGCAGTTACAGTGCGCGTAAATTGGGCATGACGAGCACCGGCAATGCCAGCGGCACGAGTAATTTGCTGTTAGCCGATACCGGCGTTACGTTCATTGACCTGTTGCAACAAATGGGCACAGGCTTGATGGTAACAGAGTTAATTGGCAGCGGTGTTAACGGTATTACCGGTGATTATTCACGCGGCGCGGTGGGCTATTGGGTTGAAAATGGCATGATTGTGCATCCGGTAGAAGAAGTGACCATTGCGGGCAACCTCAAAGACATGTTCAAAGGCATTGTTGCCATTGGGGATGATGTGGATGAGCGTGGTAGTATTCGTACCGGTTCGATTTTGATTGATAAAATGACAATTGCGGGGCAATGA
- a CDS encoding pyrimidine/purine nucleoside phosphorylase, protein MSQFDNVSVVKTANVYFDGKCVSHTVVLADGTRKSVGVILPSTLTFNTGAPEIMELLQGRCRVRMAGSDAWQEYAGGESFNVAGDSAFDIETLENLHYVCHFG, encoded by the coding sequence ATGAGTCAGTTTGATAATGTCAGTGTGGTGAAAACCGCAAATGTGTATTTTGATGGTAAGTGCGTCAGTCACACGGTGGTGTTGGCGGATGGTACGCGCAAAAGCGTGGGGGTAATTTTGCCTTCAACGCTGACATTCAATACCGGTGCGCCGGAAATCATGGAACTGCTGCAAGGTCGTTGCCGGGTACGTATGGCTGGCAGCGATGCATGGCAGGAATACGCAGGCGGGGAATCGTTCAATGTCGCAGGTGATTCAGCCTTTGACATTGAAACCCTAGAAAACCTGCATTACGTTTGCCATTTCGGTTAA